One part of the Phycisphaeraceae bacterium genome encodes these proteins:
- a CDS encoding FliA/WhiG family RNA polymerase sigma factor, giving the protein MVAAFDEMPIREVWEEYKKTHSQDIRNYLIEKFLPLVRYAAERISTRLPDEVDTNDLMQAGLFGLMDAIDAFDLGRGVKFETYCAPRIRGAILDELRAMDWVPRLVRHRTARVESARQKFIMESGREPTEDELSGNLQLEGEEFDKFRRDSSAVATFSLTRRCFQSDGSRDVREIDVIKDESQRNPFADVQRKDIKDLITKGLSRAERLIVILYYYEELTMKEIGATLDLSESRVSQMHSSILARLKAQMQHRVRELEPAE; this is encoded by the coding sequence ATGGTGGCCGCTTTCGATGAGATGCCCATCAGGGAAGTCTGGGAGGAGTACAAGAAGACCCACTCCCAGGACATCCGCAACTACCTCATCGAGAAGTTCCTCCCGCTCGTCCGCTACGCGGCCGAACGCATCTCCACCCGCCTCCCCGACGAGGTCGACACCAACGACCTCATGCAGGCCGGCCTCTTCGGCCTCATGGACGCCATCGACGCCTTCGATCTCGGCCGCGGCGTCAAGTTCGAGACCTACTGCGCCCCCCGCATCCGCGGCGCCATCCTCGACGAACTCCGCGCCATGGACTGGGTCCCCCGGCTCGTCCGCCACCGCACCGCCCGCGTCGAGTCCGCCCGCCAGAAGTTCATCATGGAGAGCGGCCGCGAGCCCACCGAGGATGAACTCTCCGGCAACCTCCAGCTCGAGGGCGAGGAGTTCGACAAGTTCCGCCGCGATTCCTCCGCCGTCGCCACCTTCAGCCTCACCCGCCGCTGCTTCCAGTCCGATGGCTCCCGCGACGTCCGCGAGATCGACGTCATCAAGGACGAGTCCCAGCGCAACCCCTTCGCCGACGTCCAGCGCAAGGACATCAAGGACCTGATCACCAAGGGCCTTTCCCGCGCCGAGCGCCTCATCGTCATCCTCTACTACTACGAGGAACTCACGATGAAGGAGATCGGCGCCACCCTCGATCTCTCCGAGTCCCGCGTCAGTCAGATGCACTCCAGCATCCTCGCCCGCCTCAAGGCCCAGATGCAGCACCGCGTCCGCGAGCTCGAACCCGCCGAATAG
- the flhF gene encoding flagellar biosynthesis protein FlhF, whose product MRLKTFRAPTIADALAAVKKDLGRDAVILHTRTTKSGGWLGGWLKIGAKPIVEVIASDDVNVRAPRLRQAPPAAAPAPMNKPPAVAVSPASVAKAYGDTAAATPARTQRPAPAAPPPPAEVATLPVRQRSRPDPAAARERTSRLAIPAPFAPQDATAASSLEAELGAIKRMVGQVLQSASPAQHAGIMPEALFRHYLRLLECQVARDLADQLVGAVRDELTPAELSDESIVRQTVLRRIAEMIPVSPGISTPSRGPDGRPFTIALVGPTGVGKTTTLAKLAATYRLRHGRKVGVITSDTYRIAAVEQLRTYADIIAVPLKVALTPADMAAACQSFADCDVVLIDTAGRSQNDATRLDELRAFIESADPHQTHLVLSSTASEAVLLKTADRFAATCPTHLILTKLDEAVNFGVLLSVARRTNAALSFVTTGQEVPDHIEPGHADRLARLVLDGELAR is encoded by the coding sequence ATGAGACTCAAGACTTTTCGTGCTCCCACCATCGCCGACGCTCTCGCCGCGGTCAAGAAAGACCTCGGCCGTGACGCTGTCATTCTCCACACCCGGACCACCAAGTCCGGCGGCTGGCTCGGCGGCTGGCTCAAGATCGGCGCCAAGCCCATCGTCGAGGTCATCGCCTCCGATGACGTCAACGTCCGCGCACCGCGCCTCCGGCAGGCCCCTCCCGCCGCCGCGCCCGCTCCGATGAACAAGCCTCCCGCCGTCGCCGTCAGCCCCGCCTCCGTCGCAAAGGCCTACGGCGACACCGCCGCTGCCACTCCGGCCCGGACACAGCGTCCGGCGCCCGCCGCGCCGCCCCCGCCCGCGGAGGTCGCCACGCTCCCCGTCCGCCAACGGTCCCGGCCCGATCCCGCGGCTGCCAGGGAACGGACCTCTCGCCTTGCCATCCCCGCCCCCTTCGCTCCCCAGGACGCCACCGCTGCCTCCTCGCTCGAGGCCGAACTCGGCGCCATCAAGCGCATGGTCGGCCAGGTCCTCCAGTCCGCGTCCCCGGCCCAGCACGCCGGCATCATGCCCGAGGCCCTCTTCCGCCACTACCTCCGGCTTCTCGAATGCCAGGTCGCCCGCGACCTCGCCGACCAGCTCGTCGGCGCCGTCCGCGACGAACTCACCCCCGCCGAACTCTCGGATGAGTCCATCGTCCGCCAGACCGTCCTCCGCCGCATCGCCGAGATGATCCCTGTCTCCCCCGGCATCTCGACCCCATCCCGCGGCCCCGACGGCCGGCCGTTCACCATCGCCCTCGTCGGCCCCACCGGCGTCGGCAAGACCACCACCCTTGCCAAACTCGCCGCCACCTACCGCCTCCGCCACGGCCGAAAGGTCGGCGTCATCACCAGCGACACCTACCGCATCGCCGCCGTCGAGCAGCTCCGCACCTACGCCGACATCATCGCCGTCCCCCTCAAGGTCGCTCTCACGCCCGCCGACATGGCCGCCGCCTGCCAGTCGTTCGCCGATTGCGACGTCGTCCTCATCGATACCGCCGGCCGCTCCCAGAACGACGCGACCCGCCTCGACGAACTCCGCGCCTTCATCGAGTCCGCCGACCCGCACCAGACCCACCTCGTCCTCTCCTCGACCGCCAGCGAAGCCGTGTTGCTCAAGACCGCCGACCGGTTCGCCGCCACCTGCCCCACCCACCTCATCCTCACCAAGCTCGACGAGGCCGTGAACTTCGGCGTCCTGCTCAGCGTCGCCCGACGCACCAACGCCGCCCTCAGCTTCGTGACCACCGGCCAGGAAGTGCCCGACCACATCGAGCCCGGGCACGCCGACCGCCTCGCTCGCCTCGTGCTCGATGGGGAACTCGCGCGATGA
- a CDS encoding NADH-quinone oxidoreductase subunit C: MPPAPPVLDHPAFKLVKEAFPDAAFRATEFRGQSTLIVEPGDLHKVMAFLKQDPRANYCFLSDVVGIDYLNYPAKTIGRFAVVYNLVCFDRDDRFFVKVFLDPSLPTDGIVEDPALYVDSVTDLWPGAEWLEREVFDMFGIRFRNHPDLRRILTWEEYPAHPLRKDYPLRGRGERETYKIVDRSTA, encoded by the coding sequence ATGCCACCTGCCCCGCCCGTTCTGGATCACCCCGCGTTCAAACTCGTGAAGGAGGCGTTCCCCGACGCCGCGTTTCGCGCTACGGAGTTTCGCGGGCAGTCGACGCTGATCGTGGAGCCGGGGGACCTGCACAAGGTGATGGCGTTCCTCAAGCAGGACCCGCGGGCGAACTACTGCTTCCTGAGCGATGTTGTCGGCATCGATTACCTGAACTACCCGGCGAAGACGATCGGCCGGTTTGCGGTGGTGTACAACCTGGTCTGCTTCGACCGCGACGACCGGTTCTTTGTGAAGGTGTTTCTCGATCCCTCGCTCCCCACGGACGGCATCGTCGAAGACCCGGCGCTGTATGTCGACTCGGTTACGGACCTGTGGCCGGGGGCGGAGTGGCTGGAGCGGGAGGTGTTCGACATGTTCGGCATCCGCTTCCGCAACCACCCGGACCTGCGGCGGATTCTGACGTGGGAGGAATACCCGGCGCACCCGCTGCGCAAGGACTACCCGCTCCGCGGGCGCGGCGAGCGGGAGACATACAAGATTGTCGATCGGTCGACGGCGTGA
- a CDS encoding FMN-binding negative transcriptional regulator yields MYIPPAFREDRIEVLHVAVRSHPLALLVTHGASGLTANLIPFTLVADRGDKGTLQAHLSKANPQLADLRLDAEVLVVFQGPQAYISPSWYSTKQEHGKVVPTWNYVIVQARGRPRVIDNADWLLDQIGVLTAQQEGLFEEPWSVNDAPHSFITNQLKGISGVEIPIDSIIGKWKASQNQPAANRAGVVAGLQRVDPASPMAEIVKRAKE; encoded by the coding sequence ATGTACATACCTCCGGCCTTTCGAGAGGACCGCATCGAGGTCCTGCATGTCGCCGTCCGGTCGCACCCATTGGCATTGCTGGTCACGCATGGGGCGTCCGGCCTCACCGCGAACTTGATTCCGTTCACTTTGGTTGCGGATCGGGGCGACAAAGGCACGCTTCAGGCGCACCTGTCCAAAGCGAACCCTCAACTCGCCGACCTTCGCCTAGACGCGGAAGTGCTCGTGGTGTTTCAGGGGCCACAAGCGTACATCAGCCCATCCTGGTACTCGACCAAACAAGAGCACGGGAAGGTGGTACCTACATGGAACTATGTGATTGTTCAGGCTCGTGGAAGACCTCGGGTCATTGACAATGCGGACTGGTTGCTGGATCAGATAGGCGTGCTGACCGCGCAGCAGGAAGGATTATTTGAGGAACCTTGGTCGGTCAACGATGCACCTCACTCCTTCATCACGAATCAGTTGAAAGGAATCTCTGGCGTCGAGATTCCGATTGACAGCATCATTGGCAAGTGGAAAGCGAGCCAGAACCAGCCCGCTGCAAACCGGGCTGGTGTCGTCGCCGGACTGCAACGAGTCGATCCTGCGTCGCCGATGGCCGAGATTGTCAAACGAGCGAAAGAGTAA
- the flhA gene encoding flagellar biosynthesis protein FlhA, whose protein sequence is MPKSPVIMAPQSGFTLPRWVLGVNRYRGLLVPLAFMSLLVVILVPLPPWLMDILISANISLAVIVLLTTIHMQEPLDFSVFPSLLLGTTLFRLVLNVASTRLILSADASTPQEAMGVAGDVISAFGNFVAGDSLAVGIVIFVLLIIVQFVVITKGATRISEVAARFTLDAMPGKQMAIDADLNAGLIKEDEARRRRERISQEADFFGAMDGASKFVRGDAVAGLLITALNVAGGFAVGVLQRGWPAGQAAEVFTKLTIGDGLTSQIPAFVVSIAAALIVTRSGSKADLGTELTGQVLSQPTGLYMTAGFLGLLSLTPLPTIPLLATAALLAAIAYGTTRSRRAAAAESANAINPASGRPEPPPPEQLLKVDTLELEVGYGLVSLVDSNQGGDLLDRISSIRRQLAAEMGFILPPVRIRDNMRLPANEYRVKIRGSPVGKGQTVPGRLLAMDSGIASGPIDGIPTKEPAFGLDAWWIDPSLKNRAETMNYTVVDPSSVLATHITELVKLHADELLTREEVNNLTTQLAERCPKLVKETVPEVVKPADLQKILQNLLRERVPVRDLETILETIADWGAKTKDLDVLTEYVRNALRRTICLQYASAVDDRPGAAPGKGAGPMLFRLVCVTLDPALEDRINGYIERTTAGTAVTMPASVANQIAGQILRALQQVAAAGHHPVVLSSPQVRGVVRQLIAPQVPTVAVLSYNEIVPGVEVESLALVGSPDAEAAVAAA, encoded by the coding sequence CCCTCCCAAGGTGGGTTCTGGGCGTGAACCGCTACCGCGGCCTGCTCGTGCCGCTGGCGTTCATGAGCCTGCTCGTGGTGATCCTCGTCCCCCTCCCGCCCTGGCTGATGGACATCCTCATCTCGGCCAACATCAGCCTCGCCGTCATCGTCCTCCTCACGACCATCCACATGCAGGAACCGCTGGACTTCAGCGTCTTCCCCTCGCTCCTGCTCGGCACGACGCTCTTCCGCCTCGTCCTTAACGTCGCCTCCACGCGCCTCATCCTCTCCGCCGACGCCAGCACCCCGCAGGAGGCCATGGGCGTCGCCGGCGATGTCATCAGCGCCTTCGGCAACTTCGTCGCCGGCGATTCCCTCGCCGTCGGCATCGTCATCTTCGTCCTTCTCATCATCGTCCAGTTCGTCGTCATCACCAAGGGCGCCACGCGCATCTCCGAGGTTGCCGCCCGCTTCACCCTCGATGCGATGCCCGGCAAACAGATGGCCATCGACGCCGATCTCAACGCCGGCCTGATCAAGGAGGACGAAGCCCGCCGCCGCCGCGAACGCATCTCCCAGGAGGCCGACTTCTTCGGCGCCATGGACGGTGCCAGCAAGTTCGTCCGCGGCGACGCCGTCGCCGGCCTGCTCATCACCGCGCTCAACGTCGCCGGCGGTTTCGCCGTCGGCGTCCTCCAGCGCGGCTGGCCCGCCGGACAGGCCGCCGAAGTCTTCACCAAGCTCACCATTGGCGACGGCCTCACCTCCCAGATCCCCGCCTTCGTCGTCTCCATCGCCGCAGCTCTCATCGTCACCCGCTCCGGCTCCAAGGCCGACCTCGGCACCGAACTCACCGGCCAAGTCCTCAGCCAGCCCACCGGCCTCTACATGACCGCCGGCTTCCTCGGCTTGCTCTCCCTCACCCCGCTCCCGACCATCCCCCTCCTCGCCACCGCCGCCCTCCTCGCCGCCATCGCCTATGGCACCACTCGCTCCCGCCGCGCCGCCGCGGCGGAGTCCGCCAACGCCATCAACCCCGCATCCGGCCGCCCCGAGCCACCTCCGCCCGAGCAACTCCTCAAGGTCGACACCCTCGAACTCGAGGTCGGCTACGGCCTCGTCTCCCTCGTTGACTCCAACCAGGGCGGCGACCTCCTCGACCGCATCTCCTCCATCCGCCGCCAACTCGCCGCCGAGATGGGCTTCATCCTGCCCCCCGTCCGCATCCGCGACAACATGCGCCTCCCCGCCAACGAGTACCGCGTCAAGATCCGCGGCAGCCCCGTCGGCAAGGGCCAGACCGTCCCCGGCCGCCTCCTCGCCATGGATTCCGGTATCGCCTCCGGCCCCATCGACGGCATCCCGACCAAGGAGCCCGCCTTCGGCCTCGATGCCTGGTGGATCGATCCCTCCCTCAAGAACCGCGCCGAGACGATGAACTACACCGTCGTCGACCCCAGCAGCGTCCTCGCCACCCACATCACCGAACTCGTCAAGCTCCACGCCGACGAACTGCTCACCCGCGAGGAGGTCAACAACCTCACCACCCAGCTCGCCGAACGCTGCCCCAAGCTCGTCAAGGAAACCGTCCCCGAGGTCGTCAAGCCCGCCGACCTCCAGAAGATCCTCCAGAACCTCCTCCGCGAGCGAGTCCCCGTCCGCGACCTCGAGACCATCCTGGAGACCATCGCCGACTGGGGCGCCAAGACCAAGGATCTCGATGTCCTCACCGAATACGTCCGAAACGCCCTCCGCCGCACCATCTGCCTCCAATACGCCTCCGCCGTCGACGACCGCCCCGGCGCCGCACCCGGAAAGGGCGCCGGCCCCATGCTCTTCAGGCTCGTCTGCGTCACCCTTGACCCCGCGCTGGAAGACCGCATCAACGGCTACATCGAGCGCACCACCGCCGGCACCGCCGTCACCATGCCCGCCAGCGTCGCCAACCAGATCGCCGGCCAGATCCTCAGGGCCCTGCAGCAGGTCGCCGCCGCCGGTCACCACCCCGTCGTCCTCTCCTCCCCGCAGGTCCGCGGCGTCGTCCGCCAGTTGATCGCCCCGCAGGTCCCGACCGTGGCCGTCCTCTCCTACAACGAGATCGTCCCCGGCGTCGAGGTCGAATCGCTCGCCCTCGTCGGCTCGCCGGATGCCGAAGCCGCGGTTGCCGCGGCATGA
- a CDS encoding tyrosine recombinase XerC, with protein sequence MSTLPLTNAFTTYLIDERHFSPYTARCYGADLRQFVEFLADESGLDLADAREQTAFQLRSGGSPQPQPQAPSGTQPQSVTRIICEATPDTIRNFLNFLGTKDYSAATMARKIATLRSFYKWAAKGGIAKSNPMTAIRTPKQSKRLPKAISIEQIERLLATPSDRDVLGMRDRGMLETLYSTGIRVSELVGLNVEDLDEAGEAMRVRGKGKKERLVPLGTHALAAIKRYVALLRADPRYSKFWPDHGQSGPLFVNKHGKRLSTRSVRRKLDKYLKASGLDADISPHTLRHSFATHLLENGADLRSVQELLGHQSLSTTQVYTHLTAQRLKDAYNSAHPRAEAG encoded by the coding sequence ATGTCAACACTTCCACTGACCAACGCCTTTACCACGTATCTGATCGATGAGCGGCACTTCAGCCCGTACACCGCGCGGTGTTACGGGGCCGACCTCCGACAGTTCGTGGAGTTCCTCGCCGACGAGAGCGGGCTTGACCTGGCCGATGCGCGGGAGCAGACCGCGTTCCAGCTGCGGTCAGGTGGATCGCCGCAGCCCCAGCCGCAGGCGCCATCCGGGACGCAGCCCCAGTCGGTGACGCGGATCATCTGCGAGGCGACGCCGGACACGATCCGGAACTTCCTGAACTTCCTCGGCACCAAGGACTATTCGGCGGCGACCATGGCGCGGAAGATCGCGACGCTGCGGTCGTTCTACAAGTGGGCGGCCAAGGGCGGGATCGCGAAGTCCAACCCGATGACGGCGATCCGCACGCCCAAGCAGAGCAAGCGGCTGCCCAAGGCAATCAGCATCGAACAGATCGAGAGGCTGCTGGCGACGCCCAGCGACCGGGACGTGCTGGGGATGCGCGACCGCGGGATGCTCGAGACGCTGTACTCGACGGGCATCCGGGTGAGCGAGCTGGTCGGCCTGAACGTCGAGGACCTCGACGAGGCGGGCGAGGCGATGCGGGTGCGGGGCAAGGGCAAGAAGGAGCGACTGGTGCCGCTGGGCACGCACGCACTCGCGGCGATCAAGCGGTATGTCGCGCTGCTGCGGGCGGACCCGCGGTACTCGAAGTTCTGGCCCGATCACGGGCAGTCGGGCCCGCTGTTCGTCAACAAGCACGGCAAGCGGCTGTCGACGCGGTCGGTTCGCCGCAAACTGGACAAGTACCTGAAGGCCTCCGGCCTGGACGCGGACATCAGCCCGCACACGCTGCGGCACTCGTTCGCCACGCACCTGCTGGAGAACGGGGCCGACCTGCGGAGCGTGCAGGAACTGCTGGGCCACCAGTCGCTGAGCACGACGCAGGTGTATACGCACCTGACCGCGCAGCGGCTCAAGGATGCGTACAACAGCGCCCACCCGCGAGCGGAAGCGGGTTGA
- the folK gene encoding 2-amino-4-hydroxy-6-hydroxymethyldihydropteridine diphosphokinase, with amino-acid sequence MTTPHASPACIGLGSNLGDRAAHLDAALAMLARLPGTALYAVSRRIETPPVAPLGIEAGGPYLNAAALLHTSLPPRDLLRHLLAIEAARGRDRVNVPRFGPRTLDLDLLLYADAVIDEPGLHLPHPRLADRLFVLEPLAEIAGAMPVPGVGGGRSVADLLQALRSRSIVGRASRQGSAP; translated from the coding sequence ATGACGACGCCGCACGCATCCCCCGCCTGCATTGGCCTCGGCTCCAACCTCGGCGACCGCGCCGCCCACCTCGACGCCGCCCTCGCCATGCTCGCCCGGCTCCCCGGCACCGCCCTCTACGCAGTCTCCCGCCGGATCGAGACCCCACCGGTCGCCCCACTCGGGATCGAAGCCGGCGGCCCATACCTGAACGCGGCGGCGCTCCTCCATACTTCTCTGCCCCCGCGCGACCTGCTCCGCCATCTCCTCGCGATCGAAGCCGCCCGCGGCCGCGACCGCGTCAACGTCCCGCGCTTCGGCCCGCGCACCCTTGATCTCGACTTGCTCCTCTACGCCGACGCCGTCATCGACGAGCCCGGCCTCCACCTCCCGCACCCCCGTCTCGCCGATCGCCTCTTCGTCCTCGAGCCGCTCGCGGAAATCGCCGGCGCCATGCCCGTCCCGGGCGTGGGGGGCGGCCGGTCCGTCGCCGACCTCCTTCAGGCCCTCCGCTCCCGCTCCATCGTCGGCCGTGCGTCGCGGCAAGGAAGCGCCCCATGA
- a CDS encoding AAA family ATPase: protein MTAGALRPPTLAPTGADQASRLRALMEAMSAPPAPAAADEPSAHAPTPAPPRILPPHPRAARLVAIGSGKGGVGKSSLAVNLAIAVARQRLRVTLLDADLGTANADVLCGVMPRNRLEHVLRHDSESRPSLADIAIDAPGGFRLVPGTAGIARLADLSPHDRAAMIDSLDELEAGADLVLIDTAAGVGSSVTSFLLAADLSLIVTTPEPTAIADAYALIKCLATVPESDGGGRSASEWGGRGEPWDRGGRLPSLRLVVNQARDQDEAASVHARISGVSERFLGLTIPLAGWIAQDLRVSQAVRSRRPLLLEHEASPAGRAITDLGGFITRNLGIEPPPRPAAAAFSGRRSLFARLFRT, encoded by the coding sequence ATGACCGCCGGCGCCCTCCGGCCGCCCACACTCGCGCCCACGGGCGCCGACCAGGCCTCCCGACTGCGGGCCTTGATGGAGGCGATGTCGGCTCCCCCAGCCCCCGCGGCTGCCGACGAGCCCTCCGCGCACGCGCCCACGCCCGCCCCGCCCCGCATCCTGCCGCCGCACCCCCGCGCTGCCCGCCTCGTCGCGATCGGGTCCGGCAAGGGCGGTGTCGGCAAGTCCAGCCTCGCCGTGAACCTCGCGATCGCCGTCGCTCGGCAGCGCCTCCGCGTCACCCTCCTCGACGCCGACCTGGGCACCGCCAACGCCGATGTCCTCTGCGGCGTCATGCCCCGCAACCGTCTCGAGCACGTCCTCCGCCACGACTCCGAGTCCCGGCCGTCGCTCGCCGACATCGCCATCGACGCACCGGGCGGATTCCGTCTCGTCCCCGGCACTGCAGGAATCGCCCGTCTCGCCGATCTCTCGCCACACGACCGCGCCGCCATGATCGATTCCCTCGATGAACTCGAGGCCGGCGCCGACCTGGTCCTGATCGACACCGCCGCGGGCGTCGGCTCAAGCGTCACCTCCTTCCTCCTCGCCGCCGACTTGTCGCTCATCGTGACCACCCCCGAGCCCACCGCGATCGCGGACGCCTACGCGTTGATCAAGTGCCTCGCCACCGTTCCGGAAAGCGATGGTGGCGGACGATCAGCGAGTGAGTGGGGGGGACGGGGAGAGCCGTGGGACCGGGGGGGGCGACTCCCCTCCCTTCGACTGGTCGTGAATCAGGCCAGGGACCAGGACGAGGCGGCCTCAGTCCACGCCCGGATCTCCGGCGTCAGCGAGCGATTCCTCGGCCTGACCATCCCGCTCGCCGGCTGGATTGCGCAGGATCTGCGGGTCTCCCAGGCCGTCCGCTCGCGCCGGCCGCTGCTCCTCGAACACGAGGCCTCCCCGGCCGGCCGGGCCATCACCGATCTCGGCGGGTTCATCACCCGGAATCTGGGGATCGAACCCCCACCCAGGCCCGCCGCCGCCGCTTTCTCCGGACGTAGGAGCCTGTTCGCACGGCTGTTTCGCACCTGA
- a CDS encoding PD40 domain-containing protein has protein sequence MKTSRKTVGVGSAAALVAVAGLMAGSGCSNNSRSVFSTVPPDKAPLATGGSIATSPATNPSDTIVGKPLNRQNGAIAAAPGAYPDPLELDRMTKNALSEWEAQGTQAPVFAAAPAARRQAEPAVNMYGETPGNPAMTNEALLLDGMESLSQVTFAAEGGAFDPCVSRDGKMIVFTSTQHRPTADIYIKPVNGRTLTQLTADPAHDIMPVISPDGQRIAFASNRAGSWDIYVMSVNGGQAVQVTSDKTHELHPSWSPDGTRLVFCRLGEVSGRWEMWVSDVNQTASSEFIGYGLFPSWSPVAAGGEGGRDKILFQRSRERGDRAFSVWTLDYKPGDTSSPTEIASSQSAALINPAWSPDGQRIVFGVVPNPGAATGGATRPQMADLWMADITGGGRVNLTAGRFVNLMPTWSPDGRIYFVSDRGGVDNIWSIGTEKAVFAATGTGRARHTETATAPEHTPAAEH, from the coding sequence ATGAAGACTTCAAGGAAGACCGTTGGCGTGGGCTCCGCCGCAGCCCTGGTTGCTGTTGCGGGCCTGATGGCGGGTTCGGGGTGCTCGAACAACTCTCGATCCGTCTTCTCGACGGTCCCCCCCGATAAGGCGCCGCTCGCAACGGGCGGCTCGATCGCAACGTCCCCGGCGACCAATCCGAGCGACACGATTGTCGGCAAACCGCTGAACCGGCAGAACGGCGCCATCGCGGCCGCGCCCGGCGCCTACCCCGATCCGCTCGAACTGGACCGCATGACCAAGAACGCGCTGAGCGAGTGGGAGGCCCAGGGCACGCAGGCCCCGGTCTTCGCCGCCGCGCCCGCCGCCCGGCGCCAAGCCGAGCCCGCCGTCAACATGTACGGCGAGACGCCCGGCAACCCCGCGATGACCAACGAGGCCCTGCTGCTCGACGGCATGGAGAGCCTCTCCCAGGTGACCTTCGCCGCCGAGGGCGGCGCGTTCGATCCCTGCGTCTCCCGCGACGGCAAGATGATTGTCTTCACCAGCACGCAGCACCGCCCCACCGCGGACATCTACATCAAGCCGGTCAACGGCCGCACGCTGACCCAGCTCACCGCCGATCCGGCCCACGACATCATGCCGGTGATCAGCCCCGACGGGCAGCGGATCGCCTTCGCCAGCAACCGGGCCGGATCGTGGGACATCTACGTGATGTCCGTCAACGGCGGCCAGGCGGTGCAGGTGACCAGCGACAAGACCCACGAGCTGCACCCGTCGTGGTCCCCGGACGGCACGCGCCTTGTCTTCTGCCGGCTGGGCGAGGTGAGCGGCCGCTGGGAGATGTGGGTCAGTGACGTGAACCAGACCGCCTCGAGCGAGTTCATCGGCTACGGCCTGTTCCCCTCGTGGTCCCCCGTCGCCGCGGGCGGCGAGGGCGGGCGCGACAAGATCCTGTTCCAGCGCAGCCGCGAGCGCGGCGACCGCGCCTTCAGCGTGTGGACGCTCGACTACAAGCCCGGCGACACCAGCAGCCCGACCGAGATCGCCAGCAGCCAGAGCGCCGCGCTGATCAATCCCGCGTGGAGCCCCGACGGGCAGCGCATCGTCTTCGGCGTGGTCCCCAACCCGGGCGCCGCGACCGGCGGCGCCACCCGCCCGCAGATGGCGGACCTCTGGATGGCTGACATCACCGGCGGCGGACGCGTGAACCTCACGGCCGGCCGGTTCGTGAACCTGATGCCGACATGGAGCCCGGACGGACGGATTTATTTCGTCTCCGACCGCGGCGGTGTCGACAACATCTGGTCGATCGGGACCGAGAAGGCTGTGTTTGCTGCGACGGGCACCGGTCGGGCCCGCCACACCGAAACGGCCACCGCGCCGGAGCACACTCCGGCCGCGGAACACTGA
- a CDS encoding PLP-dependent transferase, with product MPASNFVLGGPRAYSRDDATPAWEAFETVVGGLEGGSAVAFASGMAAAAALFGTLKVGASIVLPTDCYTAVAGLAEQGVSRRGWKCVRLPVMDTEAWIEHARSADLIWLESPTNPMLDVANLPRICAAPRKSGSLLAVDNTFATPLNQCPLTMGADAVMHSATKYMGGHSDLLAGVAVARDPALAHELRKARELSGGTPGTLEMFLTLRGLRTMALRVTSSQANAQIIATRLGEHPQVRSIRYPGLSSHPQHKLASTFMRGFGGVVAFEIHGDAAQADVVCASLKIVRHATSLGAVESTIERRAAVPGQEHLPPSLLRMSVGCEDVEDLWHDLEQALGTTRK from the coding sequence ATGCCCGCATCGAACTTCGTCCTGGGCGGCCCACGCGCCTATTCCCGCGATGATGCGACCCCGGCATGGGAAGCGTTTGAAACAGTGGTTGGTGGGTTGGAGGGTGGAAGCGCTGTCGCGTTCGCGTCTGGAATGGCCGCTGCTGCCGCGCTGTTCGGCACGTTGAAGGTCGGAGCGTCGATTGTCCTCCCGACCGATTGCTATACCGCCGTGGCGGGCCTCGCAGAGCAAGGGGTATCCCGTCGCGGCTGGAAGTGCGTTCGTCTGCCCGTGATGGACACAGAGGCATGGATCGAACATGCGCGGAGCGCGGACCTTATCTGGCTCGAATCGCCTACGAACCCGATGCTGGATGTGGCGAACCTTCCTCGCATTTGCGCAGCGCCCCGAAAGTCCGGGTCGCTCTTGGCGGTGGACAATACCTTCGCTACGCCCCTGAATCAGTGTCCGCTCACTATGGGCGCGGATGCCGTCATGCACTCGGCGACGAAATACATGGGCGGACACTCCGACTTGCTGGCGGGCGTCGCAGTCGCGCGTGACCCGGCGCTGGCGCACGAGCTGCGCAAGGCCCGCGAGCTGTCCGGCGGAACGCCCGGCACGCTGGAAATGTTCCTGACACTTCGCGGGCTTCGGACGATGGCGCTGCGCGTCACGTCGAGCCAAGCAAACGCACAAATCATCGCTACGCGGCTGGGTGAGCACCCGCAGGTCCGTTCGATCCGCTACCCCGGCTTGTCGTCGCATCCCCAACACAAACTCGCTTCGACGTTCATGCGCGGCTTCGGCGGGGTAGTGGCGTTCGAGATTCATGGTGACGCGGCGCAGGCCGATGTGGTCTGCGCGTCGCTCAAGATCGTGCGTCACGCAACCAGTCTGGGCGCTGTCGAGTCCACGATTGAACGCCGTGCCGCCGTGCCGGGCCAAGAGCACCTGCCGCCCAGCCTGTTACGGATGAGCGTCGGCTGTGAGGATGTCGAAGACCTGTGGCACGACTTGGAGCAAGCCCTGGGCACGACTCGCAAGTAA